One genomic segment of Capricornis sumatraensis isolate serow.1 chromosome 6, serow.2, whole genome shotgun sequence includes these proteins:
- the LOC138080817 gene encoding small ribosomal subunit protein eS12-like gives MAEEGIAAGGVMDVNTALQQVLKTALIHNGLACGIHEAAKALDKSQAHLCVLTSNCDEPMYVKLVEALCAEHQINLIKADNKKLGEWVGLCKTDREGKPRKVVGCSCVVVKDYGKESQAKDVIEEYFKCKK, from the coding sequence ATGGCGGAGGAAGGCATTGCTGCTGGAGGTGTAATGGACGTTAATACTGCTTTGCAACAGGTGCTGAAGACCGCCCTCATCCACAATGGCTTAGCATGTGGAATTCATGAAGCTGCCAAAGCTTTAGACAAGAGCCAAGCCCATCTATGTGTGCTCACATCCAACTGTGATGAGCCTATGTATGTCAAGCTGGTGGAGGCCCTTTGTGCTGAGCATCAAATCAACCTTATCAAGGCTGATAACAAGAAACTAGGGGAATGGGTAGGCCTCTGTAAAACTGACAGAGAGGGAAAACCCCGTAAAGTGGTTGGTTGCAGTTGTGTGGTGGTTAAGGACTATGGCAAAGAATCTCAGGCCAAGGATGTCATTGAGGAGTACTTCAAATGCaagaaatga